In Aptenodytes patagonicus chromosome 6, bAptPat1.pri.cur, whole genome shotgun sequence, one genomic interval encodes:
- the SPOPL gene encoding speckle-type POZ protein-like isoform X2 produces MSRVPTPPPPGEMSSGPVAESWCYTQVKVVKFSYMWTINNFSFCREEMGEVLKSSTFSSGPNDKMKWCLRVNPKGLDDESKDYLSLYLLLVSCPKSEVRAKFKFSLLNAKREETKAMESQRAYRFVQGKDWGFKKFIRRDFLLDEANGLLPDDKLTLFCEVSVVQDSVNISGQSNTNTLKVPECRLAEDLGNLWETTRFTDCSFYVGGQEFKAHKSVLAARSPVFNAMFEHEMEESKKNRVEINDVDPEVFKEMMRFIYTGKAPNLEKMADNLLAAADKYALERLKVMCEEALCSNLSVENVADILILADLHSAEQLKAQAIDFINRCSVLRQLGCKDGKNWNSNQATDIMETAGWKSMIHSHPHLVAEAFRALASAQCPQFGIPRKRLKQS; encoded by the exons ATGTCAAGGGTTCCCACCCCACCTCCTCCTGGGGAGATGTCCAGTGGACCTGTGGCTGAAAGCTGGTGTTACACACAG GTTAAAGTAGTAAAATTTTCCTACATGTGGACCATTAATAACTTCAGTTTTTGCCGAGAAGAAATGGGTGAAGTTTTAAAGAGTTCTACCTTTTCATCAGGGCCAAATGACAAAATGAAGTG gTGCCTGAGAGTGAATCCAAAGGGATTAGACGATGAAAGCAAAGACTACCTGTCATTATATTTGCTTTTAGTCAGTTGTCCAAAAAGTGAAGTCAGAGCAAAATTCAAATTTTCCCTGCTGAATgctaaaagagaagaaacaaaagcaatgg AAAGCCAAAGAGCGTATCGATTTGTGCAAGGCAAGGACTGGGGTTTTAAGAAATTTATCCGAAGAGATTTTTTACTAGATGAAGCTAATGGTCTTCTACCAGATGACAAGCTTACATTGTTTTGTGAG GTAAGCGTGGTCCAAGACTCAGTAAATATATCAGGACAGTCTAATACAAACACTTTGAAGGTACCTGAATGTCGACTAGCAGAAGATTTAGGGAATCTCTGGGAAACAACAAGATTTACAGATTGCAGTTTTTATGTAGGAGGACAAGAATTCAAAGCTCATAAATCTGTCCTTGCAG CACGATCTCCAGTTTTTAATGCAATGTTTGAACATGaaatggaggaaagcaaaaaG AATCGTGTAGAAATCAATGATGTAGACCCTgaagtttttaaagaaatgatgaGATTCATTTACACAGGAAAAGCACCAAACCTTGAAAAAATGGCTGACAATTTGTTGGCAGCTGCAGACAAA tatgCACTGGAACGGCTGAAGGTCATGTGTGAGGAAGCACTCTGTAGTAACCTCTCGGTAGAAAATGTTGCTGACATTCTTATCCTCGCAGATTTGCACAGCGCTGAACAGTTAAAAGCACAAGCAATAGACTTTATTAACAG GTGCAGTGTTCTTAGACAACTTGGGTGTAAAGATGGGAAAAACTGGAATAGCAA CCAAGCAACAGACATAATGGAAACAGCAGGCTGGAAGTCCATGATCCACTCCCACCCTCACTTAGTAGCAGAGGCCTTTCGCGCACTAGCATCTGCACAGTGTCCACAGTTTGGCATTCCACGCAAACGGCTAAAACAGTCATGA
- the SPOPL gene encoding speckle-type POZ protein-like isoform X3, with the protein MSRVPTPPPPGEMSSGPVAESWCYTQVKVVKFSYMWTINNFSFCREEMGEVLKSSTFSSGPNDKMKWCLRVNPKGLDDESKDYLSLYLLLVSCPKSEVRAKFKFSLLNAKREETKAMESQRAYRFVQGKDWGFKKFIRRDFLLDEANGLLPDDKLTLFCEVSVVQDSVNISGQSNTNTLKVPECRLAEDLGNLWETTRFTDCSFYVGGQEFKAHKSVLAARSPVFNAMFEHEMEESKKNRVEINDVDPEVFKEMMRFIYTGKAPNLEKMADNLLAAADKYALERLKVMCEEALCSNLSVENVADILILADLHSAEQLKAQAIDFINRCSVLRQLGCKDGKNWNSKDISVL; encoded by the exons ATGTCAAGGGTTCCCACCCCACCTCCTCCTGGGGAGATGTCCAGTGGACCTGTGGCTGAAAGCTGGTGTTACACACAG GTTAAAGTAGTAAAATTTTCCTACATGTGGACCATTAATAACTTCAGTTTTTGCCGAGAAGAAATGGGTGAAGTTTTAAAGAGTTCTACCTTTTCATCAGGGCCAAATGACAAAATGAAGTG gTGCCTGAGAGTGAATCCAAAGGGATTAGACGATGAAAGCAAAGACTACCTGTCATTATATTTGCTTTTAGTCAGTTGTCCAAAAAGTGAAGTCAGAGCAAAATTCAAATTTTCCCTGCTGAATgctaaaagagaagaaacaaaagcaatgg AAAGCCAAAGAGCGTATCGATTTGTGCAAGGCAAGGACTGGGGTTTTAAGAAATTTATCCGAAGAGATTTTTTACTAGATGAAGCTAATGGTCTTCTACCAGATGACAAGCTTACATTGTTTTGTGAG GTAAGCGTGGTCCAAGACTCAGTAAATATATCAGGACAGTCTAATACAAACACTTTGAAGGTACCTGAATGTCGACTAGCAGAAGATTTAGGGAATCTCTGGGAAACAACAAGATTTACAGATTGCAGTTTTTATGTAGGAGGACAAGAATTCAAAGCTCATAAATCTGTCCTTGCAG CACGATCTCCAGTTTTTAATGCAATGTTTGAACATGaaatggaggaaagcaaaaaG AATCGTGTAGAAATCAATGATGTAGACCCTgaagtttttaaagaaatgatgaGATTCATTTACACAGGAAAAGCACCAAACCTTGAAAAAATGGCTGACAATTTGTTGGCAGCTGCAGACAAA tatgCACTGGAACGGCTGAAGGTCATGTGTGAGGAAGCACTCTGTAGTAACCTCTCGGTAGAAAATGTTGCTGACATTCTTATCCTCGCAGATTTGCACAGCGCTGAACAGTTAAAAGCACAAGCAATAGACTTTATTAACAG GTGCAGTGTTCTTAGACAACTTGGGTGTAAAGATGGGAAAAACTGGAATAGCAA GGACATATCAGTGCTATGA